Proteins from one Leptonema illini DSM 21528 genomic window:
- a CDS encoding O-acetylhomoserine aminocarboxypropyltransferase/cysteine synthase family protein produces the protein MSEKNYRFETLALHAGQALDATLSRGVPVYRTSSYVFKNTEHAANLFALKELGNIYTRLMNPTTDVLEQRVSQLEGGAASVAVASGTSAIFYAIITLAEAGDEIVSANNLYGGTYTQFEAILPKLGINTKFVDAKDPKNFEKAITEKTRAFFVETIGNPALDYVDIKAIAEIAHKNGIPLIVDGTFTTPYLLRTIDLGADIVVNSLTKWLGGHGNAIGGIITDSGRFNWKGGRHPLFTEPDENYHGLRWAIDLPAPLAPIAFALRVRTVPLRNLGAAISPDNSWLFLQGIETLPLRIVRHSENALKVAQYLKNHAKVSWVRYPGLKDDPSYALASRDLKNGFGGMVVFGIKGGYDAAVKVIDNIKLFSHLANVGDAKSLILHPASTSHSQLTEAQQREGGLTPDLIRLSIGLEHIDDLIEALDDALALA, from the coding sequence ATGAGTGAAAAAAACTACCGCTTTGAGACTCTTGCATTGCATGCCGGACAGGCACTGGATGCCACACTTTCGCGAGGAGTTCCCGTATACAGAACAAGCTCCTATGTATTCAAAAACACAGAACATGCGGCGAACCTGTTCGCCCTGAAAGAACTCGGTAACATCTACACCCGTCTGATGAACCCGACGACGGACGTGCTTGAGCAGCGCGTATCACAGCTTGAAGGCGGAGCGGCCTCGGTAGCCGTGGCTTCGGGCACGTCGGCGATCTTCTATGCCATCATTACTCTGGCCGAAGCGGGAGATGAGATCGTATCGGCAAACAACCTTTACGGAGGCACCTATACGCAGTTTGAGGCCATCCTCCCGAAGCTTGGTATCAATACGAAGTTCGTCGATGCGAAAGATCCGAAAAATTTCGAGAAGGCCATCACTGAAAAGACACGGGCTTTTTTCGTGGAAACGATCGGTAACCCCGCCCTTGATTATGTAGACATCAAGGCCATCGCCGAGATCGCCCATAAAAACGGCATCCCGCTGATCGTCGACGGTACGTTCACCACGCCCTATCTTTTGCGCACGATCGATCTTGGCGCCGACATCGTCGTAAACTCGCTGACGAAATGGCTTGGCGGTCACGGCAACGCCATCGGCGGCATCATCACCGACTCCGGCCGCTTTAACTGGAAAGGCGGACGCCATCCGCTTTTCACCGAGCCCGACGAGAACTATCACGGACTGCGCTGGGCGATTGACCTGCCTGCGCCTCTTGCACCGATTGCCTTTGCCCTTCGCGTGCGCACCGTGCCGCTTCGTAACCTCGGCGCCGCCATCTCGCCCGACAACTCCTGGCTCTTTCTTCAGGGCATCGAAACGCTTCCGCTGCGTATCGTTCGTCACAGCGAGAATGCGCTGAAGGTGGCGCAGTATCTGAAGAACCATGCGAAGGTTTCCTGGGTGCGTTACCCCGGATTAAAAGACGATCCTTCGTATGCCCTGGCCTCGCGTGATCTGAAGAACGGTTTCGGCGGCATGGTCGTATTCGGCATCAAAGGCGGATACGATGCAGCGGTTAAGGTCATCGACAACATCAAGCTGTTCTCTCACCTGGCGAACGTCGGCGATGCGAAAAGCCTGATCCTGCATCCGGCCTCCACTTCGCATTCGCAGCTCACCGAAGCGCAGCAGCGCGAAGGCGGTCTGACGCCCGATCTGATCCGCCTTTCTATCGGTCTTGAGCATATCGACGACCTGATCGAGGCGCTTGATGATGCCCTGGCTCTTGCCTGA
- the metX gene encoding homoserine O-acetyltransferase MetX, with the protein MATDLQDGAAEGYRSDVGEIRTQTARLPGMTTRSGYNFPYIDINYMTLGELSPAKDNAILITHALSGNAHVAGINETGKPGWWDHYVGPGKPIDTDRFFVICSNVLGGCNGSTGPTSINPDTGKPYNMQFPPVTIQDMVKAQSLLIDSLGIERLFAVVGGSMGGMQALSWAIDFPERLHLCVPIAAAMTHSAIQIAFNEVGRQAILTDPNWKRGEYDADNRPEHGLAVARMIGHVTYLSEAVMENKFGRRHQRPPRPEDVFPVFFAIESYLQYQGLSFVNRFDPNTYLYITKALDMYDLLDGRNADEALAGVKCRFLIVSFESDWLYPPKQSREMARILRRAGKAVTYLNLDTEYGHDSFLIQNPPLQKVLDSFLDLEYKNLQTRASGAGR; encoded by the coding sequence ATGGCGACGGATCTCCAGGATGGAGCCGCTGAAGGCTACAGGTCAGATGTGGGCGAGATACGCACGCAGACGGCGCGTCTGCCCGGTATGACGACTCGCTCGGGCTACAACTTTCCTTATATCGATATCAACTATATGACGCTGGGCGAGCTTTCGCCGGCGAAAGATAACGCCATCCTCATCACACATGCGCTGTCGGGAAACGCCCATGTGGCCGGTATCAATGAAACGGGCAAACCGGGCTGGTGGGATCATTACGTCGGACCTGGCAAGCCCATCGATACCGATCGTTTCTTCGTGATCTGTTCGAACGTTCTCGGCGGATGCAACGGCTCGACAGGCCCGACGTCGATAAACCCCGACACAGGTAAGCCCTACAATATGCAGTTCCCGCCTGTTACCATACAGGATATGGTGAAGGCTCAGTCCCTGCTCATCGATTCGCTTGGCATCGAACGCCTTTTTGCCGTCGTCGGCGGTTCCATGGGAGGAATGCAGGCGTTATCCTGGGCCATTGATTTTCCCGAACGACTGCACCTCTGTGTTCCGATCGCCGCAGCGATGACGCATTCAGCCATTCAGATCGCCTTCAACGAGGTCGGACGTCAGGCCATTCTCACCGACCCGAACTGGAAGCGCGGAGAATACGACGCCGATAACAGGCCCGAGCACGGCCTGGCCGTAGCGCGCATGATCGGGCATGTCACGTATTTAAGCGAAGCGGTCATGGAGAACAAATTCGGCCGGCGACATCAACGTCCGCCTCGCCCCGAAGACGTCTTTCCCGTTTTCTTCGCCATCGAGAGCTATCTTCAATATCAGGGCTTGAGCTTCGTTAACCGATTTGATCCGAACACGTATCTGTATATTACGAAGGCGCTCGACATGTACGATCTGCTCGACGGACGTAACGCCGACGAAGCGCTTGCCGGCGTAAAATGCCGCTTCCTTATAGTAAGCTTTGAATCCGACTGGCTGTACCCTCCGAAACAGTCACGCGAGATGGCGCGCATTCTGCGAAGAGCCGGAAAGGCGGTCACCTATCTGAACCTCGATACCGAATACGGGCATGATTCTTTTCTGATTCAGAATCCGCCGCTGCAGAAGGTGCTCGATAGCTTCCTTGATCTCGAATATAAGAACCTGCAGACCAGGGCAAGCGGAGCCGGTCGATGA
- the metW gene encoding methionine biosynthesis protein MetW, producing MILTGVYSTVIDWIQEGSRVLDLGTGDGTFLARLIEEKNVQGEGVEIDMDLVASCIEKGLTVHQGDILDGLDQYSSGSFDYIILLGTFQELVDPNYVLEEVFRVGKRLIIGYSNFAYWKSRLQIVFKGKTPITDSMPHPWYKSPNIQYFSIRDFHDFCAYQKFFIVEEACFSKERSVSMWPNLFADQAVAMLERA from the coding sequence ATGATTCTAACTGGCGTCTATTCGACCGTTATCGATTGGATTCAGGAAGGATCGAGAGTACTCGACCTCGGCACAGGCGACGGAACCTTTCTTGCCAGACTGATCGAAGAGAAGAACGTTCAGGGCGAAGGAGTCGAGATCGATATGGATCTCGTCGCCAGCTGCATCGAAAAAGGGTTAACCGTTCACCAGGGAGATATTCTCGACGGCCTCGACCAGTACAGCTCGGGTTCGTTCGATTACATTATTCTGCTCGGAACGTTTCAGGAGCTCGTTGATCCGAACTATGTACTCGAAGAGGTCTTTCGAGTCGGCAAGCGGCTCATCATCGGCTACAGCAACTTCGCCTACTGGAAAAGCCGGCTGCAGATCGTATTCAAGGGTAAGACGCCGATCACCGATTCGATGCCGCATCCCTGGTATAAAAGCCCGAACATTCAGTATTTCTCGATCAGGGATTTTCACGACTTCTGCGCCTATCAGAAGTTCTTCATCGTCGAAGAGGCCTGCTTCAGCAAAGAACGCTCGGTAAGCATGTGGCCTAACCTTTTCGCCGATCAGGCCGTGGCCATGCTTGAAAGAGCTTGA
- a CDS encoding molybdenum ABC transporter ATP-binding protein, whose protein sequence is MNKHDTFHPAGLAPESRKSDDPSVAPREQTEQGIEGMFHHRLGRFTLKVSFEITGSGITVLFGPSGSGKSTFLRCLAGLERPASAYLKVRDELWHDTASNFVKPTYRRSIGMVFQEPSLFDHLTVRQNLSYGSLAAAPLISRVLASAASGLRGCLQGGETESEELRNVAALLGIEHLLNRRGDALSGGEKQRVAIARAILRRPEMLLLDEPLASLDLRRKQEILPFIEGLHRALSIPILYVTHSAEEAIRLGDRILMLEDGRIVTQGDPADILRHIAPVYDDVYSEFDAALVQVEPDGLARLCVAGADFYVYSSVKRPGKSLRCRISAGDVSLALSRSEDTSILNVMRCRVSEIRRSSVPAHVIVCVLLADESTTLFARVTERSLRRLNIVPGMSLWAQIKAVAIQA, encoded by the coding sequence ATGAACAAACACGATACCTTCCACCCTGCCGGGTTAGCCCCAGAGTCACGAAAGAGTGACGACCCATCGGTCGCTCCGCGCGAACAGACTGAGCAGGGGATCGAGGGGATGTTTCATCACCGTCTTGGTCGCTTCACCCTGAAGGTTTCGTTCGAGATCACCGGTTCAGGTATAACCGTACTCTTCGGACCATCGGGATCGGGGAAGAGCACCTTCTTGCGCTGCCTTGCAGGCCTGGAAAGGCCGGCCTCCGCATATCTCAAGGTCAGGGATGAATTGTGGCATGATACCGCTTCAAATTTTGTTAAACCGACCTATCGGCGCTCCATAGGCATGGTTTTTCAAGAGCCCTCTCTATTCGATCATCTGACGGTGCGGCAGAATCTGAGCTACGGAAGCCTGGCGGCAGCGCCTCTTATTTCAAGGGTGCTGGCATCAGCGGCCTCTGGATTGAGAGGTTGTTTGCAAGGCGGCGAGACCGAGTCTGAAGAACTGAGAAATGTTGCAGCTTTGCTTGGAATCGAGCATCTGCTGAATCGGCGTGGCGATGCGCTTTCAGGCGGCGAAAAACAGAGAGTTGCAATCGCTCGCGCTATTCTGCGCAGGCCAGAGATGCTTTTGTTGGATGAACCTCTTGCTTCGCTTGATTTGCGCCGCAAGCAGGAGATACTTCCTTTCATCGAAGGACTTCACCGGGCGTTATCCATTCCGATTCTCTATGTGACGCATTCCGCTGAAGAGGCAATTCGTCTCGGCGATAGAATCCTTATGCTTGAAGACGGTCGCATCGTCACGCAAGGCGATCCGGCCGATATACTCCGGCATATAGCGCCGGTGTACGACGATGTGTATTCTGAGTTTGACGCTGCTCTCGTACAGGTCGAGCCGGACGGCCTGGCTCGGCTGTGTGTTGCCGGCGCTGATTTCTACGTTTATTCTTCTGTGAAGCGGCCGGGTAAAAGCCTGCGCTGCCGGATTTCAGCCGGCGATGTCAGTCTCGCCCTATCGCGAAGCGAAGATACGAGTATTCTGAATGTTATGCGCTGCCGGGTCAGCGAAATCCGCCGGTCTTCCGTGCCCGCTCATGTGATCGTATGTGTCCTGCTGGCCGACGAAAGCACCACTTTATTCGCACGAGTAACGGAGCGATCCCTTCGACGTCTTAATATCGTTCCGGGCATGTCGCTCTGGGCGCAGATCAAAGCCGTCGCTATACAGGCCTGA
- the modB gene encoding molybdate ABC transporter permease subunit — MIPLTSEDYSAIWVTVRLASTVTLILLIITIPLAWWLSRKATAFRRLIQTLVALPLVLPPTVLGFYLLILMGPSGPVGWLTESLGIGLLPFSFKGIVIGSLFYSLPFAVQPVYHAFQSMGRRPMEVAATLGARPLFAFFTVAMPLARKGIATAGILTFAHTVGEFGVILMLGGGITGQTKVASVQIYNHVEAMQYGAAHWLSAGMILFSFAVLLFINARVEKRGEQMPERTEVE, encoded by the coding sequence ATGATTCCTCTTACTTCTGAAGACTATTCCGCTATCTGGGTGACGGTACGCCTTGCATCGACCGTCACGCTCATCCTTCTTATCATCACCATTCCTCTTGCGTGGTGGCTTTCCCGTAAGGCCACCGCCTTTCGTCGCCTGATTCAGACGCTGGTGGCCCTTCCTCTGGTGCTACCGCCGACAGTGCTTGGCTTTTACCTTCTCATTCTCATGGGCCCGTCCGGCCCGGTGGGATGGTTAACAGAATCTCTCGGTATCGGGCTTCTGCCTTTCAGTTTCAAAGGCATTGTGATTGGATCACTTTTTTACTCTCTGCCATTTGCCGTTCAGCCAGTATACCACGCTTTTCAGTCGATGGGGCGTCGTCCGATGGAAGTGGCGGCCACGCTTGGTGCACGGCCGCTTTTTGCATTCTTTACGGTAGCGATGCCGCTGGCAAGAAAGGGCATCGCTACGGCGGGCATACTCACCTTCGCCCATACTGTCGGCGAATTCGGAGTTATCCTTATGCTCGGAGGAGGAATAACCGGCCAGACGAAAGTCGCCTCCGTTCAGATCTATAATCATGTTGAGGCGATGCAGTACGGAGCCGCTCACTGGCTCTCAGCAGGCATGATCCTTTTCAGCTTCGCCGTACTGCTCTTCATTAATGCAAGAGTTGAGAAGCGAGGCGAGCAAATGCCTGAGCGTACGGAGGTGGAATGA
- the modA gene encoding molybdate ABC transporter substrate-binding protein, protein MILKGVRAVSVVSMLLSFASLEAESVMVAVSANFTSTMKELAPLFQKKTGYRIQMSSGATGAFYAQIKNGAPFEILLAADDVIPEKLIDEGLATPGSRFTYAIGRLVLWSAREGFVDSEGRVLSEGNFRFLAIANAGVAPYGRAAETVLTGKGLLETLQSKIVRGESITQTYQFVAAGNAELGFVALSQIIGSDGRLKSGSCWIVPADMMPPLRQEAVLLTKGERNRAASALLEFMKTGEAREVIRRHGYDTVPSGLP, encoded by the coding sequence ATGATTCTTAAAGGTGTCCGGGCTGTTTCTGTGGTAAGTATGCTGCTGTCGTTCGCTTCGCTTGAAGCAGAGTCGGTGATGGTGGCCGTCTCGGCCAATTTTACTTCGACGATGAAAGAGCTGGCTCCTCTCTTCCAGAAAAAGACCGGCTATCGAATTCAGATGTCGTCTGGAGCAACGGGGGCGTTTTACGCTCAGATTAAGAACGGTGCTCCGTTTGAGATATTGCTTGCCGCTGATGATGTCATTCCCGAGAAGCTCATCGACGAAGGTCTGGCCACTCCAGGCAGTCGCTTTACCTATGCCATCGGGCGCCTCGTTCTCTGGAGTGCCCGAGAAGGCTTTGTCGATTCTGAGGGCAGAGTGTTGAGCGAGGGTAATTTTCGCTTCCTGGCAATCGCCAACGCTGGCGTTGCCCCTTACGGCAGAGCAGCAGAAACCGTTCTGACCGGAAAAGGATTGCTCGAAACATTGCAGTCAAAGATCGTACGGGGAGAAAGCATCACGCAGACCTACCAGTTTGTAGCGGCGGGTAACGCAGAGCTCGGTTTTGTCGCCCTGTCGCAGATAATCGGCTCCGATGGACGGTTGAAGTCAGGATCATGCTGGATTGTTCCAGCAGATATGATGCCGCCTCTCAGGCAGGAAGCCGTTCTTCTGACGAAGGGGGAGCGGAATAGGGCTGCCTCAGCTCTGCTTGAATTCATGAAGACCGGCGAAGCGCGCGAGGTTATACGACGACATGGCTATGATACCGTGCCTTCCGGTCTTCCCTGA
- a CDS encoding deoxyguanosinetriphosphate triphosphohydrolase: MEQLRKPELNDNLAAYATSDSGGRLHDEPDQIFRTPFQRDRDRIIHSKAFRRLGYKTQVFVNSEGDNYRTRLTHSLEVSQIARSVASTLRLNGDLAETLALAHDLGHTPFGHAGQDRLHALMQDAGGFEHNRQSMRIVSVLEERYPFWEGLNLTRATLKGMMKHGEVYSCDTHLLDLCKERLSGFPAMEMLLVDCCDRIAYVHHDLEDGLDSGYLEFEDLKAHPYWSEAMRSCNDQYGEGFRALRRPLQIRTIIRHLLNVCITDLIVTSTQSLQELQLLSVEAVRSLNPEQNPIGNSPAMASSIRSIYEYLHKKLYRHPDVIRMSRRGERMIELLFREFTSRPDMMPRHVQRRIDRDGLERVVSDYISGMTDRYAEKQFLYLTGG; encoded by the coding sequence ATGGAACAACTACGAAAGCCTGAACTGAATGACAATCTTGCCGCCTATGCGACATCCGATTCTGGCGGCCGTCTGCACGACGAACCCGATCAGATCTTTCGCACCCCTTTTCAGCGCGATCGTGATCGCATTATTCACTCTAAGGCCTTTCGTCGCCTGGGCTACAAAACTCAGGTCTTTGTGAATTCAGAAGGAGATAACTATCGTACTCGTCTAACGCATTCTCTTGAAGTGAGTCAGATCGCCAGGTCAGTCGCATCCACGCTTCGCCTGAATGGCGATCTTGCCGAAACGCTCGCCCTTGCGCACGACCTCGGTCATACGCCGTTCGGCCATGCCGGCCAGGATCGTCTGCATGCTCTGATGCAGGACGCCGGTGGATTCGAGCATAACCGACAGTCCATGCGCATCGTCTCTGTCCTTGAAGAAAGGTATCCATTCTGGGAAGGACTGAATCTGACAAGAGCGACTCTGAAAGGCATGATGAAGCACGGAGAGGTCTATTCCTGCGACACGCATCTGCTTGATCTTTGCAAAGAGCGTCTGTCAGGATTCCCCGCAATGGAGATGCTACTTGTCGATTGCTGTGATCGCATCGCCTATGTGCACCATGACCTCGAAGACGGGCTTGATTCGGGGTATCTGGAGTTTGAGGATTTAAAAGCGCATCCCTACTGGAGCGAGGCGATGCGATCCTGTAACGATCAATACGGCGAGGGATTCCGTGCGCTGCGCAGACCTTTACAGATCAGAACGATCATCCGGCATCTGCTGAACGTATGCATTACAGATCTTATCGTGACTTCGACGCAGAGTTTGCAGGAACTACAGCTTCTATCTGTTGAGGCGGTGCGCTCGCTCAATCCCGAGCAGAATCCGATCGGAAACTCGCCGGCCATGGCGTCATCGATTCGAAGCATCTATGAGTATCTGCATAAAAAACTCTACCGTCACCCCGATGTCATCCGTATGTCCAGGCGTGGAGAACGTATGATCGAGCTGCTTTTTCGTGAATTCACGTCGCGACCCGATATGATGCCGCGGCATGTTCAGCGACGCATTGATCGTGATGGACTCGAACGCGTCGTATCGGATTATATATCGGGCATGACCGATCGGTATGCAGAGAAGCAGTTTCTGTATTTAACCGGTGGGTAG
- a CDS encoding tetratricopeptide repeat protein, translating to MSAYLIKSSGRLATTLAVSALFLTAACGPGIPIKFPQFPDGTAGTRLKQTLDGKKRVAVVAKEIPPAIQRSMRAGLAEEWSDTIRASMKSALEDYGYYTILDVDSRNARYNELARSQTGLTNYQLSIGQELQVDHLFFVNMTALPRVECKTEMVTDSVAAASAALQLAMAANGRDVKMSNQSTTRPTGVLYLTVFVEGKLVNVETGRSVSTSTTEPFKLQNQAGNPECPSELQAFDGALKQAAKKIADKLSPKVMTFKLPIEDGVDDVKGGDKKLVQQYLADGISWVEAGDMEQAVKSWEMAVDESGGSSSAAFWNLAIAKFAAGEVQEADQLFQRAFQAGGPKFMDGSKRTTYALFKKEKQRIEEEQ from the coding sequence ATGTCAGCGTATTTGATCAAGAGTTCTGGCCGACTGGCCACCACCCTCGCAGTTTCCGCATTATTTCTGACGGCGGCCTGCGGGCCGGGAATTCCGATCAAATTCCCGCAGTTCCCCGATGGAACGGCCGGAACACGCCTCAAGCAAACCCTTGATGGCAAGAAGCGTGTGGCCGTCGTCGCCAAGGAGATTCCTCCAGCGATTCAACGGAGTATGCGAGCCGGCCTTGCCGAAGAATGGTCCGACACCATTCGCGCATCGATGAAATCCGCCCTTGAAGACTACGGCTATTACACCATCCTTGACGTCGACAGCCGCAATGCTCGATACAATGAGCTTGCTCGATCGCAGACCGGCCTTACGAACTATCAGCTTTCCATCGGGCAGGAGCTCCAGGTCGATCATCTGTTCTTCGTCAATATGACCGCCCTTCCTCGTGTGGAATGTAAGACTGAGATGGTCACCGATTCCGTCGCCGCCGCTTCGGCTGCATTGCAGCTGGCTATGGCGGCAAACGGAAGAGACGTGAAGATGAGCAATCAATCGACTACGCGCCCGACGGGAGTTCTCTATCTTACCGTATTTGTTGAAGGCAAACTCGTTAACGTTGAAACCGGGCGTTCGGTTTCGACATCAACGACAGAGCCCTTCAAGCTTCAGAACCAGGCAGGCAATCCGGAGTGCCCTTCTGAGCTTCAGGCCTTCGATGGAGCCTTGAAGCAGGCTGCAAAGAAGATCGCCGATAAGCTGTCCCCGAAGGTGATGACGTTCAAACTGCCCATCGAAGATGGCGTTGACGACGTAAAAGGCGGCGATAAGAAGCTTGTGCAGCAGTATCTGGCCGACGGCATCAGCTGGGTTGAAGCCGGCGATATGGAGCAGGCCGTTAAATCCTGGGAGATGGCCGTAGATGAATCTGGCGGTTCTTCAAGCGCTGCATTCTGGAATCTTGCCATCGCAAAATTTGCCGCTGGAGAAGTTCAGGAAGCCGACCAGCTTTTTCAGCGTGCCTTTCAGGCTGGCGGTCCTAAATTCATGGATGGCTCAAAGCGAACTACGTATGCTCTCTTTAAGAAAGAGAAGCAGCGTATCGAAGAAGAGCAGTGA
- a CDS encoding response regulator codes for MKPLLLVDDNDRYAAILDEYFQGLGYTSERARDGAEGYRLFQERGKGHYAVIVTDITMESQMAGIHMLKKIHKDGYRGTVVVASTGFDFPGATTLSRIMLSGIGIDYLIPKTSVLKKDPLFLGMKLFDSAAQKFIEKAH; via the coding sequence ATGAAACCGCTTCTTCTTGTAGATGATAATGATCGCTATGCGGCGATTCTTGATGAGTATTTTCAAGGGCTGGGCTATACAAGTGAACGCGCCCGCGACGGAGCGGAGGGCTACAGACTGTTTCAGGAGCGCGGCAAAGGGCACTACGCCGTCATCGTTACCGACATTACGATGGAATCGCAGATGGCCGGCATCCACATGCTGAAAAAGATCCATAAAGATGGCTACCGGGGCACCGTTGTCGTTGCCAGCACCGGCTTTGACTTTCCCGGTGCGACGACTTTGAGTCGCATTATGCTTTCGGGAATCGGCATCGACTACCTGATTCCAAAAACCTCTGTATTGAAAAAAGACCCGCTCTTTCTGGGAATGAAACTTTTTGACAGCGCCGCACAAAAATTTATTGAAAAGGCGCACTGA
- a CDS encoding ABC transporter transmembrane domain-containing protein, whose protein sequence is MKHFFRLLSYSMQYRSRFFTGLGIAFLVALLNGVSLTAFYPLFDALGDQGERFYIQLSKHERKLLQKAVLIHFYKVELPEQLTGQQLSDRDWKLYLIPEVPEKIREEQSKAVLDALKDPPASRFSAIDRFHLITIVKWKLKINESGYSPRMVIFTALTVVFPIYLLRLVFHLVSVRLIAGTGYMAIRDLRRDLYSRLHELPLNNFYKEKTGYLMSRIIHDVELVAAVISSNMRDAITNIFFILTHVLLLVYLNYKLLFISMLTVPIILSPVSLFSRKINKSTRRSQDLLAELSGVLQEDISGVRTVRSFAVEDWMTSKFRAKNERYTWRSFKELFYIRMGPNLVELMSSLVTIGIIALGAYFIDGVNFTGGEFFAFLLTLLFIIRPIIQLSGMFGKIAQAEAAGERIFELLDSKPDVVDPPAPRPLQKMTQGIEFRDVEFAYPGTDKKVLNGVSFSVKAGQTVALVGESGSGKSTMMDLMARFFDPTAGQILIDGVDIRESRIHDHRSRIGIVQQEVFLFHGTIRENITYGRPGYTVKDAERAARLASAHDFIERFPEGYETVVGERGVMLSGGQRQRISIARALLYNPEILILDEATSALDTESEQLVQKALDRLFRNRTTFVIAHRLSTIEKADLILVVSGGSIVDRGTHADLMQREGLYARLQQISREAMQDR, encoded by the coding sequence TTGAAACACTTTTTTCGGCTACTTTCTTATTCGATGCAGTACCGGTCCCGTTTCTTTACGGGGCTCGGTATTGCATTCCTTGTCGCTCTCTTAAACGGCGTTTCTCTAACCGCCTTTTATCCTCTGTTTGACGCCCTTGGCGATCAGGGGGAGCGTTTTTATATTCAGCTTTCAAAACATGAGCGAAAGCTCTTGCAGAAGGCCGTTCTCATCCATTTCTATAAGGTCGAGTTACCCGAACAACTTACGGGGCAACAGCTCTCAGACCGAGACTGGAAGCTGTATCTCATTCCCGAAGTTCCCGAGAAGATCCGCGAAGAGCAGTCGAAGGCCGTGCTTGACGCTCTTAAAGATCCGCCGGCCTCTCGTTTTTCGGCCATCGATCGTTTTCATCTGATCACCATCGTTAAGTGGAAGCTGAAGATCAACGAATCGGGCTACAGCCCGCGTATGGTGATCTTTACCGCTCTGACTGTCGTCTTTCCTATCTATCTGCTGCGTCTTGTCTTTCATCTGGTGAGCGTTCGCCTGATTGCCGGAACGGGGTACATGGCCATACGTGACCTGCGTCGCGATCTTTACAGTCGGTTGCATGAGCTACCGCTGAACAATTTCTACAAAGAAAAAACCGGATACCTGATGAGCCGCATTATCCACGATGTGGAGCTTGTCGCCGCCGTCATATCGAGCAATATGCGCGATGCGATTACGAATATCTTTTTTATTCTCACGCATGTGCTTCTTCTCGTCTATCTGAACTATAAGCTGCTTTTCATCTCGATGCTCACGGTACCGATCATCCTTTCGCCTGTTTCGCTCTTCTCGCGTAAAATCAATAAGTCGACAAGACGCAGTCAGGATCTGCTGGCCGAGCTTTCTGGCGTGTTACAGGAAGACATCTCTGGAGTGCGTACGGTTCGTTCGTTCGCCGTCGAAGACTGGATGACGTCGAAGTTTCGCGCTAAGAACGAGCGTTATACGTGGAGATCGTTTAAAGAGCTCTTCTATATTCGCATGGGACCGAATCTCGTGGAGTTGATGTCGTCGCTTGTGACGATCGGCATCATCGCCCTCGGAGCCTACTTTATCGACGGCGTAAACTTTACGGGCGGCGAATTTTTCGCCTTCCTGTTAACCTTGCTTTTTATTATACGTCCGATCATCCAGCTTTCGGGCATGTTCGGTAAGATTGCGCAGGCCGAGGCGGCCGGAGAGCGCATCTTCGAGCTGCTCGATTCGAAGCCCGACGTCGTCGATCCGCCTGCGCCCCGGCCCCTTCAAAAGATGACGCAGGGAATCGAGTTTCGCGACGTCGAATTTGCCTATCCCGGTACCGATAAAAAGGTGTTAAACGGAGTTTCGTTTTCGGTAAAGGCCGGGCAGACGGTTGCTCTTGTCGGCGAAAGCGGCTCGGGTAAGTCAACGATGATGGACCTGATGGCGCGCTTCTTTGATCCGACGGCCGGGCAGATCCTGATCGACGGAGTTGATATTCGTGAGTCTCGCATACACGATCACCGCAGTCGCATCGGCATCGTGCAGCAGGAGGTCTTTCTCTTTCATGGGACCATCCGTGAGAATATCACCTACGGTCGACCCGGCTATACGGTAAAGGATGCGGAGCGTGCCGCACGCCTTGCCAGCGCTCACGACTTCATTGAGCGGTTTCCCGAAGGCTATGAAACCGTGGTCGGCGAGCGCGGCGTGATGCTTTCGGGCGGACAACGTCAGCGCATCTCTATTGCGCGGGCTCTGCTTTATAATCCCGAGATCCTCATTCTCGATGAGGCCACATCGGCCCTTGATACGGAAAGCGAGCAGCTTGTGCAGAAGGCGCTTGACCGCCTTTTCAGGAATCGAACCACGTTTGTGATCGCTCACCGGCTCTCCACTATTGAAAAAGCCGATCTTATACTCGTCGTTTCGGGCGGTTCGATCGTCGATCGCGGAACGCATGCCGATCTGATGCAGCGTGAGGGCCTGTATGCAAGGCTACAGCAGATCAGCCGTGAGGCCATGCAGGATCGCTGA